The genomic DNA GTCTGCATCCACAGGTTCCAGAAACGAGTCAGAGATGTAGCTGCACATTGTACAGCCACCGGTTTCTGATAGGGCCCATGAGCAGCCTATGGTGGGAAGTATCATAAAAAGGGCCCTTCCCTTGCCTGAGTATAATAGATCTTCCTGGATCCAGCTTGCTGAGAGCTCATCTGGACTTTTTGGTTTTATTTTCTTCAGGGCCTTTTTTCTTGTCCTGGATGCTAATTTACTGATCATTTTAATCCTATAGTGATCTGGTGGTTTTGTTTATTTAATTAAGGTGACTGAACAGTGTTTATGTTGATGGATTGTAGGACTTTTTATTTAAATTTAATCAGACCAGTAAAAAATAGTTTAGAATTAAGGCAGAGAATAATTTAAAATTAGTAAAATAAAAGGTTTCTGGGATTAGAAGCTTGCTATAACTTCTCCCAGGAGTTTTATTGATTTTTCTTTATCTGGACCTATTGGTGATCCTGCGACGTACTGTGTTACGCCCATTTCACCGAGGGCTTCAATTTTTGGTATGAATTCGTCAGGTGTACCTACAACTGAGAATGCTTCCATGAGTGCGTCGTCAACTGCACCTATTGCTCCACCAAAGTCCCCTTTACCGAGGAGTTCACCGAATTTTTTACCGGTGTCAGCTGGCAGGCCGTGTCTTTCAAATACTGGTGGTGGTGATCCTGCTGCGATGAATGCAACAACTATTTTTGCTGCGTTGGCAGCTGCAGCTGCATCTTCATCGATTGAACAGCATGTGTATGCTGCAACGTCAATGTCTGCGAGGCTCTTACCTGCGGCTTCAGCACCTTCCTTTATGAGTGGCACTGCTGCTTCGAAGTCTTTTGGGTTTGATGCGTTTATGAGTGCACCGTCAGATATTTCACCTGCTGTTTTAAGCATCATTGGGCCCTGAGCACCCATGTATATGGGTATCTTTTCCTGTACAGCCTTTACACCCATTAACTGGGCACCGCTTTCTGTTTTTTCGCCGGCGAGGAGGGTTCTCATCATTGCAATTGCATCTCTTATTGTTGAGACGGGTTTAACCCATTCGATTCCAAGGGCATCGAAGGTAGCTTTGTCACCGGGGCCAATACCTAAAGTTGCTCTTCCGTTTGAAAGCTCGTCAAGTGTGGCTATGGCTGATGCTGTTATTGCAGGGCTTCTCACGTAGGGGTTTGTGACACCTGGGCCGAGTTTTATTGTTTCTGTTCCCTCTGCAATCAGGGCAAGGGTCTCGTATACATTCTTGTTGTTGTAGTGGTCTGTGATCCAGGCGTATTCGAAGCCCACGTCTTCAGCCAGTTTCACGAGCTTCACTATCTTTTCTATTGGCTCATTTGGAACAAATTCGATACCAAACTTCATAATTTATCACCATTTAAAACTTTATCCGTCCTATAAAAATAATTTGTTATTTAATGATAATCGAAAGTTTTAAATAAGGATGCTGTGCTATAATGGGAATCTTTCAATGAGAATATATGTGTGGGGAGTTTTTTCTGACCTTTAAATGCCGCAATATCTGTTTATGACGCATTCTTTACAGGTTTCTTGGTCAGGTCCTGCCAATTAATATAAAATTAGTATAATAATACCATGTCAATCAATGGCCATTTACCGCAATCTTTATATAATACAAATATTATAATATTAACTTATCCGGTACATGACACCTGTCATGGAATGACGGTCCCACCTTTGCAATTTTTTCGATTTTGTTTGTGTTTGGT from Methanothermobacter sp. includes the following:
- the mer gene encoding 5,10-methylenetetrahydromethanopterin reductase translates to MKFGIEFVPNEPIEKIVKLVKLAEDVGFEYAWITDHYNNKNVYETLALIAEGTETIKLGPGVTNPYVRSPAITASAIATLDELSNGRATLGIGPGDKATFDALGIEWVKPVSTIRDAIAMMRTLLAGEKTESGAQLMGVKAVQEKIPIYMGAQGPMMLKTAGEISDGALINASNPKDFEAAVPLIKEGAEAAGKSLADIDVAAYTCCSIDEDAAAAANAAKIVVAFIAAGSPPPVFERHGLPADTGKKFGELLGKGDFGGAIGAVDDALMEAFSVVGTPDEFIPKIEALGEMGVTQYVAGSPIGPDKEKSIKLLGEVIASF